A single region of the Paraburkholderia megapolitana genome encodes:
- a CDS encoding SEC-C metal-binding domain-containing protein yields the protein MTKKAENKLRCACGSGKEYKNCHALVSNAPSQETFRKAAEHFAREAALQGVFREKHGRARMPVHASFGGGHIFAVGSELHRVDTDTCNFPAFLNYFGATTIGYDWLDAERAKSQGSRHPLGDWANAMTAHDEDPNQPPTPVGFAPIGAKGTWLRMSYDLFTIRNNATLTKTILKRLRIIDQFQGALYELCVTASIIAAGFTIEFENEKDNTTDHPEFIATDPATGVRFAVEAKSRHRPGIHGQRNGKQWVPGESIGIVRALHDALTLKTKIPYYIFIDVNLPPPSSDTEYQSWLRELQATVEDCDNHGFKTERFPANGIVFTNDPTHYFLKDFVHPVRTALWYYKIGLATPAIPSPHEDIVSRVANAFFQRSNVPETIP from the coding sequence ATGACAAAGAAAGCAGAAAATAAATTGCGGTGTGCGTGTGGTAGTGGAAAAGAATACAAGAACTGCCACGCGCTCGTTTCGAACGCACCCTCACAGGAAACGTTCAGAAAGGCCGCTGAACACTTCGCAAGAGAAGCAGCCCTTCAAGGGGTGTTCCGTGAGAAACATGGTCGCGCACGCATGCCTGTTCACGCATCATTCGGCGGTGGCCACATTTTTGCGGTAGGTAGCGAGCTTCACCGAGTCGATACCGATACATGTAATTTTCCCGCTTTCCTAAACTACTTCGGCGCTACAACCATTGGCTACGACTGGCTCGACGCAGAACGAGCCAAATCGCAGGGATCGCGACACCCATTAGGAGATTGGGCAAATGCTATGACAGCCCACGACGAAGATCCAAACCAACCACCTACGCCCGTAGGTTTCGCACCCATCGGCGCGAAAGGAACGTGGCTCAGGATGTCCTACGACCTCTTCACGATTCGCAACAACGCAACGCTTACCAAAACCATACTCAAACGACTCCGCATAATCGACCAGTTTCAGGGGGCGTTGTACGAGCTATGCGTTACAGCAAGCATTATCGCTGCAGGATTCACAATCGAATTTGAGAATGAAAAAGACAACACCACCGACCACCCGGAGTTCATCGCGACCGATCCCGCTACTGGTGTTCGTTTCGCAGTCGAGGCTAAAAGTCGCCACAGACCTGGCATACATGGCCAGAGGAACGGCAAACAATGGGTACCAGGAGAATCCATCGGTATAGTTCGCGCGTTACACGACGCGCTCACACTCAAAACAAAAATCCCCTACTACATCTTTATCGACGTCAATCTCCCACCACCATCGAGCGATACTGAATATCAGTCATGGCTGCGCGAACTACAGGCCACAGTGGAGGACTGCGACAACCACGGCTTCAAGACGGAGAGGTTCCCCGCAAACGGCATTGTGTTTACCAACGATCCAACACACTACTTCCTCAAAGACTTCGTTCACCCCGTCCGGACAGCGCTGTGGTACTACAAAATTGGGCTGGCA
- a CDS encoding IS3 family transposase (programmed frameshift) produces MKTSRFTESQIIGILKQAEAGTPVPELCREHGMSSASFYKWRSKYGGMDAALMTRMKELEAENARLKKMYAEERLKAEVVREALGKKVVRPSRRREMAMRAVRERAMSVRAACEAFGVSETCYRYRAKRCAENSVIAEWLVRLTHNQRNWGFGLCFLYLRNVKGFTWNHKRVYRIYRELELNLRIRPRKRLVREQPEPLAVPQALNECWSMDFMHDQLADGRSIRLFNVIDDFNREGLCIEVDFSLPALRVIRSLDQVIEWRGKPLKIRCDNGPEYVSDALRDWAMRRGIVLQFIQPGKPQQNAYIERYNKTVRYDWLAHYLFETVADVQEYATRWLWSYNHERPNTAIGGVPPKQKLPIAA; encoded by the exons ATGAAGACGTCCAGATTCACGGAAAGCCAGATCATTGGGATCTTGAAGCAGGCCGAAGCCGGAACACCCGTTCCGGAGTTGTGTCGCGAGCACGGGATGAGCAGCGCGAGCTTCTACAAATGGCGCTCGAAGTACGGCGGCATGGACGCGGCACTGATGACCCGGATGAAGGAGCTTGAGGCGGAGAACGCGAGACTCAAAAAGATGTACGCTGAAGAGCGACTCAAGGCCGAGGTGGTGCGCGAGGCGCTTG GAAAAAAAGTGGTGAGGCCATCTCGTCGCCGCGAGATGGCCATGCGTGCAGTCAGAGAACGGGCAATGAGCGTACGGGCGGCCTGTGAGGCGTTCGGCGTAAGCGAGACCTGCTACCGTTACCGGGCAAAGCGTTGCGCGGAAAACAGCGTGATCGCCGAGTGGCTTGTGAGACTCACGCACAACCAGCGCAACTGGGGCTTCGGCCTGTGTTTCTTGTACCTGCGCAATGTCAAGGGCTTTACCTGGAATCACAAACGTGTTTATCGCATCTATCGCGAACTGGAGCTGAATCTGCGGATCAGGCCACGCAAACGGCTGGTGCGTGAGCAGCCGGAACCGCTGGCCGTGCCGCAAGCACTGAACGAGTGCTGGTCAATGGATTTCATGCACGATCAGCTTGCTGATGGCCGTAGCATCCGGCTGTTCAACGTGATCGACGACTTCAACCGGGAAGGCCTGTGTATCGAGGTGGACTTCTCGTTGCCTGCGCTACGCGTTATCCGGTCGCTGGATCAGGTGATCGAATGGCGCGGCAAGCCGCTGAAGATCCGTTGCGACAACGGGCCGGAATATGTCAGCGATGCGCTCAGGGACTGGGCCATGAGACGCGGCATCGTTCTGCAGTTTATCCAGCCCGGCAAGCCGCAACAGAACGCGTACATCGAGCGTTACAACAAAACGGTTCGATACGACTGGCTCGCCCACTACCTCTTCGAGACGGTGGCCGATGTTCAGGAGTATGCGACCAGGTGGCTATGGTCATACAATCACGAGCGGCCGAACACGGCTATCGGCGGCGTACCGCCGAAACAGAAGTTGCCCATCGCGGCATGA
- a CDS encoding DUF72 domain-containing protein, whose translation MWTSSCKIPCQSAARKFYLEHPLIRGGTTDSSYYAMPSASNSALWVERTPGGFTFNMKAFRLFTGHQTERKFFPKDLQSELPQTGKASLYYRDVPAPVIEEMWARYFEAIEPLRVAGKLGAVLFQFAPWMTSEPKNRAHVEHCAKRMHPYLTAFEFRNKSWLDERHSQSTLDFEREHGIVHVIMDAPEGVSNRAHTVWDVTSPELAIVRLHGRNAETWSGSSSAAERFNYDYSDAELCELSGPVREVAARAGQAHVIFNNCYEDAAQRNALTMMNTLK comes from the coding sequence ATCTGGACGTCTTCATGCAAAATTCCCTGTCAATCTGCTGCTAGAAAATTCTACCTTGAACACCCGTTAATTCGCGGGGGGACTACCGACTCATCCTATTACGCGATGCCAAGTGCCAGTAATAGCGCGCTGTGGGTCGAACGCACGCCCGGTGGTTTCACCTTCAACATGAAGGCGTTCCGCCTGTTCACGGGCCATCAGACTGAGCGAAAGTTTTTCCCGAAGGATCTGCAGAGTGAGCTACCACAGACGGGCAAAGCCAGTCTGTATTACCGCGACGTGCCGGCGCCGGTCATTGAGGAAATGTGGGCTCGATATTTCGAAGCGATCGAACCGCTGCGGGTAGCGGGCAAACTGGGCGCTGTGCTGTTCCAGTTCGCGCCGTGGATGACGAGCGAGCCGAAGAACAGGGCGCACGTCGAGCACTGTGCCAAACGGATGCATCCATACCTGACGGCCTTCGAGTTCCGGAACAAAAGCTGGCTGGACGAAAGGCACTCGCAATCGACACTCGACTTTGAGCGTGAGCACGGCATCGTGCACGTAATCATGGACGCGCCCGAAGGGGTGTCGAATCGTGCGCACACGGTTTGGGATGTGACGTCGCCGGAGCTTGCCATTGTCCGGCTGCACGGCCGCAATGCGGAGACATGGAGCGGTAGTTCATCGGCCGCGGAACGGTTCAATTATGACTATAGCGACGCCGAGCTATGCGAACTATCCGGGCCAGTGCGTGAGGTTGCGGCGAGGGCGGGGCAGGCACACGTTATTTTCAATAACTGTTACGAGGATGCAGCGCAGCGCAATGCGCTCACGATGATGAATACCCTGAAGTGA
- a CDS encoding serine protease family protein — translation MKIVTMRTSVLAIFRCARPILFYSEYPEFPFSICGSGFLVRYHRRVFAITARHVTANFDLAHACMQYHPSVYGFVPMSFRYVFAGGDPSDTDQYDLVIFEVDGSKLDISLFSDAPPYELSDSEAPPIFDKTSIFVVQGYPSHLHAIECETELEAIISRPMLIDAEYAGPCVSDRVHVLRVHCADQIESFDGMSGAPVFQVLQSYPNLSKIWFAGMVLRGGTSSGELRFLERERITEALTRIIHKDVVPAKD, via the coding sequence GTGAAAATCGTTACCATGCGCACCTCCGTCTTGGCGATATTTCGTTGTGCTAGGCCAATACTGTTTTATTCTGAGTATCCGGAATTTCCATTTTCGATTTGTGGGTCAGGGTTTCTTGTTAGATATCACAGAAGGGTCTTCGCTATCACTGCTCGACATGTAACAGCAAACTTTGATCTTGCACATGCGTGCATGCAATACCATCCAAGCGTGTATGGCTTTGTACCGATGTCTTTCCGGTATGTCTTTGCGGGAGGCGACCCGTCTGATACGGATCAGTATGATCTCGTCATCTTCGAAGTCGATGGATCGAAGCTGGACATCTCATTGTTCTCCGACGCGCCTCCCTACGAACTATCAGATTCTGAGGCGCCACCGATCTTTGACAAAACCTCTATTTTCGTTGTGCAAGGATACCCGTCACACCTCCATGCCATCGAGTGCGAGACCGAGCTTGAAGCAATTATCTCTAGGCCAATGCTAATAGACGCCGAGTATGCAGGTCCCTGTGTATCCGATCGAGTTCACGTGCTCCGAGTTCACTGTGCGGATCAGATTGAATCCTTTGATGGAATGAGCGGTGCACCAGTATTTCAGGTACTTCAGAGTTATCCAAATCTAAGCAAGATATGGTTCGCCGGCATGGTACTCCGGGGCGGAACGTCGTCCGGCGAGCTTCGGTTCCTTGAACGTGAACGGATAACTGAAGCGCTAACGCGAATCATCCACAAAGACGTAGTACCGGCGAAGGACTAA
- a CDS encoding ApeA N-terminal domain 1-containing protein codes for MTFLEQEAHRVELNSNERGGLGDGKLTFGGGGPISIQLSMMNRLPNGESGYPLGPVHARSEKGKSFTLHGCKVYGHAIYADYLIAGDVPDAEFQRIDIRYSDISEWFLQWRTIDGVVGEKLTWSGLPQKISADFDDANRRFHLTTEYVGYVGHNGKDHVLHEYIEFAIRPASGRLTAQDAKEKAMEFACLLSILIAQPVSILAVTVQTQAGRNFALYFPTFRPVVRDTSINDFLRDCFTQKHWLDAYWESVIQKYFQSAHRKIRWMRLAGMQRYEGFWEYKTLGYVSLLDSYVSHNLLKKIVVPPRAKSMSKLQDALNGVSPRLDSRMLTDVLDAVRQAFSHLQEATFPEKYATAIASTDADIVKIINITGENFRLIKKVRDKIAHGDAIELKEAEFQQIHIVVTRIELLLTYWAYVDFGLSKGDFLKGLKSPFNRLRRLAQVDEKHLARVTDAAAFFALDADGFGHLSSYSGSGVFACFTEGPNREITFSEHYTQMHKDWHMGHHKGVFTADQIFGVSPDVVRHVSHMYVECEGKALEFHSAYIFDESKLAAACPASVPVVKVEAPERGGANEF; via the coding sequence ATGACCTTCCTAGAACAAGAGGCTCACCGCGTAGAACTGAACAGTAATGAACGCGGTGGGTTGGGTGATGGAAAGCTGACGTTCGGCGGGGGTGGACCAATAAGCATCCAATTGTCGATGATGAACCGCCTACCAAATGGGGAATCCGGTTATCCATTGGGACCAGTGCACGCTCGCTCAGAAAAAGGGAAATCATTCACGTTGCATGGATGCAAGGTGTACGGCCATGCCATCTACGCAGACTACCTGATCGCTGGCGACGTGCCTGACGCCGAGTTTCAGCGCATCGATATCCGCTACAGCGACATCTCCGAGTGGTTTCTGCAATGGCGAACGATTGACGGGGTGGTCGGTGAGAAACTTACATGGTCAGGACTTCCCCAGAAAATATCAGCAGATTTCGACGACGCCAATCGGCGGTTCCATCTGACGACCGAGTACGTAGGTTATGTAGGTCACAACGGGAAAGATCATGTTTTGCACGAGTACATCGAGTTTGCGATCCGACCTGCAAGTGGGCGCTTGACAGCGCAGGATGCGAAAGAAAAAGCGATGGAGTTTGCATGTCTACTGTCGATCCTAATTGCTCAGCCGGTCTCCATTCTAGCGGTGACCGTCCAAACTCAAGCGGGGCGCAATTTCGCACTTTACTTTCCGACGTTCAGACCGGTTGTCCGGGACACATCTATCAACGATTTCCTCCGAGACTGTTTTACACAGAAGCACTGGCTCGACGCGTATTGGGAATCAGTTATTCAAAAATATTTCCAGTCTGCTCATCGAAAAATTCGATGGATGCGCCTCGCCGGCATGCAACGCTATGAGGGGTTTTGGGAATACAAAACGCTCGGCTATGTCTCGCTCCTGGACAGCTACGTCAGTCACAATTTACTCAAGAAAATTGTAGTGCCACCCCGTGCTAAGTCGATGAGTAAACTGCAAGATGCGCTGAATGGTGTCTCACCACGGCTTGATTCGCGGATGCTTACCGATGTCCTCGATGCTGTCCGTCAAGCATTTTCTCATCTGCAGGAGGCGACGTTTCCCGAGAAATATGCGACGGCGATCGCCTCCACCGACGCGGACATAGTCAAGATCATCAACATCACGGGTGAGAATTTCCGGCTGATAAAAAAAGTCCGGGACAAGATCGCACATGGCGATGCTATCGAACTGAAGGAAGCAGAGTTCCAACAGATTCACATCGTCGTTACTCGAATCGAACTACTGCTGACATACTGGGCATATGTGGACTTTGGTCTATCAAAGGGCGACTTCTTGAAGGGATTGAAGAGCCCTTTTAACCGCTTACGCCGGCTCGCACAGGTAGATGAAAAACACTTAGCGCGCGTGACCGACGCTGCAGCGTTCTTCGCCTTAGATGCTGACGGCTTCGGCCATCTGTCTTCCTACAGCGGCTCCGGTGTTTTCGCTTGCTTCACAGAGGGACCGAATCGTGAAATAACCTTCTCTGAGCACTATACGCAGATGCATAAGGATTGGCACATGGGGCATCATAAGGGCGTGTTTACTGCGGATCAGATCTTCGGTGTTTCGCCAGACGTGGTCCGGCATGTCTCTCACATGTACGTCGAGTGCGAAGGAAAAGCTTTGGAGTTTCATTCTGCCTACATTTTTGATGAATCGAAACTTGCGGCAGCATGTCCCGCCAGTGTCCCTGTAGTCAAAGTCGAAGCTCCAGAAAGAGGCGGGGCGAATGAATTCTGA
- a CDS encoding M56 family metallopeptidase has translation MLTWMIYAVSVSAVLSAAALIAEHSARQRRSPSRWFWLLAIVASLVIPAAMTSISIDIPIELSPSVPRNVIALHEITSTYLSPAVWIENHDSGSPTFQHIQFHAKDVWYGASILMILVLLVSATHLQWRRRQWTTTSVCGTLVYLSTDVGPAVVGLLRPRIVLPAWLLDSPVEQQTAVMAHEKSHIDAYDPALLTIALCLIALMPWNLPLWWQLRRLRCAIEVDCDARVLKAGHKFAVYGETLIAVGERQSRYIGSVAGMSESRSFLERRLKLMLRKPAKRKLLVVVLLGCMSITLVTLAAQVSPPIMNDASNEHTQVPVSAEILDRYVGTYKASDTSVMKVRREGDHIATQRTGQGWIEKFPMTDTEFFAKAVKVIQMFVVDDQGHVTATTVHQNGQEQTLPRIPTAEGERIEATLAAKVKSQLATPGTEAALRRNIEGLQSGNPIYSEMSPELQRVTREQLPDLKEGLNELGPIKGISFVGVGNQGWDIYQVTHEAGSTTWRIHLAQNGIIDGVIVQSGP, from the coding sequence ATGCTGACGTGGATGATTTATGCGGTGTCGGTATCAGCGGTCCTATCCGCAGCCGCGCTCATTGCCGAACACTCCGCACGACAACGGCGATCGCCCAGCAGATGGTTCTGGCTTCTCGCGATCGTCGCATCGCTAGTAATTCCGGCGGCTATGACGTCGATTTCAATTGATATCCCCATAGAGCTAAGTCCATCAGTGCCCCGGAATGTGATCGCCCTGCATGAGATCACATCGACGTATTTATCCCCTGCAGTCTGGATCGAGAACCACGATAGTGGCTCCCCAACGTTCCAGCACATTCAATTCCATGCCAAAGACGTTTGGTACGGCGCGTCGATATTGATGATTCTGGTTTTGCTGGTCAGCGCGACGCATCTGCAGTGGCGCAGGCGTCAATGGACTACCACATCCGTCTGCGGCACTTTAGTGTATCTGTCAACTGACGTTGGCCCTGCAGTTGTCGGTCTCCTCCGCCCTCGGATCGTTCTTCCAGCGTGGCTTCTCGATTCGCCTGTCGAGCAACAGACTGCCGTCATGGCGCACGAAAAATCGCATATTGATGCCTATGACCCGGCTCTCCTTACGATCGCACTCTGCCTGATTGCGCTCATGCCGTGGAATCTGCCACTTTGGTGGCAGTTGCGACGACTCAGGTGTGCCATCGAGGTCGACTGCGACGCCAGAGTACTGAAGGCCGGGCACAAGTTTGCTGTCTATGGTGAAACGCTGATTGCGGTCGGGGAGCGGCAATCGCGATATATAGGATCAGTAGCGGGTATGTCCGAGTCCCGGTCGTTTTTGGAGCGACGTTTAAAACTGATGCTACGTAAACCGGCTAAGCGGAAATTACTGGTTGTAGTACTTCTTGGATGCATGTCAATCACGCTGGTCACTCTGGCCGCACAAGTGAGCCCACCTATCATGAACGATGCTTCGAACGAACACACTCAAGTACCGGTATCGGCTGAAATTCTGGATCGATATGTCGGCACGTACAAGGCTAGCGATACATCAGTGATGAAAGTCCGACGCGAAGGAGACCACATCGCTACGCAACGTACGGGACAAGGATGGATTGAAAAGTTTCCGATGACTGATACGGAGTTTTTTGCAAAGGCCGTCAAGGTAATCCAGATGTTTGTTGTCGACGATCAGGGACACGTTACAGCCACGACAGTTCACCAGAACGGTCAGGAACAGACTCTGCCACGTATCCCCACTGCCGAGGGGGAGAGAATTGAGGCGACTCTCGCTGCGAAGGTCAAGAGCCAGCTTGCCACTCCGGGGACTGAAGCTGCACTGCGTCGGAACATTGAAGGTTTGCAGTCGGGGAACCCGATATATTCCGAAATGTCGCCCGAATTGCAACGGGTTACACGGGAACAGCTGCCTGATCTGAAAGAAGGTCTGAATGAATTGGGCCCCATTAAAGGTATCAGCTTTGTCGGTGTTGGCAACCAAGGTTGGGACATATATCAGGTTACCCACGAGGCGGGGTCCACCACATGGCGTATTCATCTCGCCCAAAACGGTATTATTGATGGTGTGATAGTCCAAAGTGGCCCTTAA
- a CDS encoding BlaI/MecI/CopY family transcriptional regulator translates to MDISLTDREADVMQILWERGPSVVSEVRDGLTDDLAYTTVLTILRTLESKGYVTHVEEGRGHRYAAAVQQQAARKSALRHLTSKLFAGSTELLFAQLVADKNLTPKEIRRMRELLKERPGEE, encoded by the coding sequence TTGGACATCTCGCTGACTGACCGCGAAGCCGACGTCATGCAGATATTGTGGGAGCGTGGCCCCTCAGTTGTGAGTGAGGTTCGTGATGGACTTACCGATGACCTCGCCTACACCACAGTTCTGACGATCCTTCGAACGCTGGAAAGCAAGGGTTACGTAACCCATGTAGAAGAAGGTCGCGGGCATCGCTATGCCGCCGCCGTTCAGCAGCAGGCGGCCCGAAAGAGTGCTTTGCGGCACCTCACGAGCAAGCTATTCGCAGGATCGACAGAGCTGCTGTTTGCGCAGCTGGTGGCCGACAAAAATCTCACGCCCAAGGAAATTCGTCGTATGCGTGAGCTACTGAAAGAAAGACCTGGCGAGGAGTAA
- a CDS encoding GNAT family N-acetyltransferase, whose amino-acid sequence MKEVRSGSSEGELLSSDFVAGEHDKSAKKTTISSTDSLYDGRPSIPLSRSSMPLHSSFDPDRFQPHDAWVTPSARRQTIRAFIDGYCAAHDQSAAAVSAFTYGYAVHFQPGMGREFEHFVIETPASQPDETFPIGAWVTRFGQADLPPELHGHMQPLIDEHLMLADIGALPHEAALIDSTWLRSEHEIAAFNASGRFPGFAPNPRAFLFSVKIDGDFAAAARYGITTDGDIVIDRVATAEEYRRRGLASQLLSAIAAHARRANARNALLISSHAGEPLYRRAGFTNLAPVAVAKIV is encoded by the coding sequence GTGAAAGAAGTGCGAAGCGGCTCCTCAGAAGGGGAGCTTCTATCATCAGATTTCGTTGCAGGCGAACACGACAAATCAGCTAAAAAAACTACAATTTCCAGCACCGACTCTCTATACGATGGACGTCCCTCCATTCCGCTTTCCCGATCATCGATGCCCTTGCATTCGTCCTTCGACCCCGATCGTTTCCAGCCGCACGATGCCTGGGTAACTCCATCCGCCCGCCGACAGACAATCCGCGCATTCATCGACGGTTACTGCGCCGCGCACGACCAGAGCGCGGCAGCAGTTTCAGCTTTCACATACGGCTATGCGGTCCACTTCCAACCTGGGATGGGACGCGAGTTCGAGCATTTCGTGATCGAAACGCCAGCGTCGCAGCCGGACGAGACTTTTCCCATAGGTGCATGGGTCACGCGTTTCGGTCAGGCTGACTTGCCGCCTGAGCTGCATGGGCATATGCAGCCGCTCATCGACGAGCACCTGATGCTTGCGGACATCGGCGCACTACCCCATGAGGCCGCCTTGATCGACTCCACCTGGCTACGCAGCGAGCACGAGATCGCAGCATTCAACGCCAGCGGTCGATTTCCAGGTTTTGCGCCAAATCCACGTGCGTTTCTATTCTCGGTGAAGATCGACGGAGATTTCGCGGCGGCCGCCCGCTACGGCATCACAACTGACGGCGACATTGTGATCGACCGTGTCGCAACCGCTGAGGAGTATCGTCGGCGCGGTCTTGCTTCGCAGCTTCTCTCGGCCATCGCCGCCCACGCACGTCGAGCCAACGCGCGAAACGCTTTGTTGATCTCGAGCCATGCAGGGGAGCCGTTGTACCGGCGCGCGGGTTTCACGAATCTCGCGCCGGTTGCAGTCGCCAAGATCGTGTAG
- a CDS encoding IS5 family transposase, protein MRQRGLDLDLSTKRTRKREFLEEMRRVVPWSKLIALIEPHYPKGKTGRPPFPIATMLQIHFMQQWFGLSDPAMEEALYDVPLYRDFAGLDGGMTRLPDESTILRFRHLLEAHGLAVQMLALINEILSEKGLMLKAGSVVDATLISAPTSTKNASGTRDPEMHQTKKGNQWYFGMKAHIGVDAESGLVHTVIGTAANVHDISAAQALLHGAETNVYADAGYQGMQKRCGAASVHWHVAMKPGRRRQLDPGDQLDAIFDQIERLKAGIRARVEHPFRILKQQFGYTKTRYRGLMKNTAQITMLFALGNLWMARKALLNA, encoded by the coding sequence ATGAGGCAACGAGGTCTTGATCTGGATCTGTCAACGAAACGTACGCGCAAGCGGGAATTTCTCGAAGAGATGAGGCGCGTGGTGCCGTGGTCGAAGCTGATTGCCCTGATTGAGCCGCACTATCCGAAGGGTAAGACTGGACGGCCACCGTTCCCGATTGCGACGATGCTGCAGATCCATTTCATGCAGCAGTGGTTTGGCCTGTCGGACCCGGCGATGGAAGAGGCGCTGTATGACGTGCCGCTGTATCGGGATTTTGCGGGTCTGGACGGTGGCATGACGCGATTGCCTGACGAGAGCACGATTCTCCGGTTTCGTCATCTGCTTGAAGCACATGGTCTGGCTGTGCAGATGCTCGCACTGATCAATGAGATCCTGAGCGAGAAAGGTCTGATGCTCAAGGCAGGTTCGGTGGTCGACGCCACATTGATTTCGGCCCCGACTTCGACGAAGAACGCTTCCGGTACCCGGGACCCGGAAATGCACCAGACGAAGAAGGGCAATCAATGGTACTTCGGGATGAAGGCGCATATTGGCGTGGACGCGGAGTCGGGCCTGGTTCACACGGTGATCGGCACAGCGGCCAATGTTCACGACATCAGTGCAGCCCAGGCGTTGTTGCATGGTGCAGAAACGAATGTGTACGCGGATGCCGGATATCAGGGAATGCAGAAGCGTTGTGGGGCCGCTTCAGTGCACTGGCATGTCGCGATGAAACCGGGCAGGCGTAGACAACTGGATCCGGGCGATCAACTGGATGCGATATTCGATCAGATCGAACGCCTGAAAGCTGGTATCCGCGCCAGGGTAGAGCATCCATTCCGCATCCTCAAGCAACAGTTTGGCTACACAAAGACACGATACCGGGGCTTGATGAAGAACACCGCCCAGATCACGATGCTGTTTGCGCTGGGCAATCTGTGGATGGCGCGTAAGGCATTGCTCAATGCCTGA
- a CDS encoding pseudouridine-5'-phosphate glycosidase codes for MSELLEIHPEVAVALNAGKPVVALESSIVAHGSPWPKNAETALRLEAEVRAHGALPATCAILSGRIKIGLTSDEIASLSRGGHEVAKVSRRDIGILVASGGSGATTLSATMIMADLAGIRVVAAGGLGGVHRGAQESFDISADLQELARTPVALVCAGIKSILDIRLTLEYLETHGVPVIGYRTANLPGYFSRDSGFGVDVRLDDPQQVARVMKSNWELGLNSGLVVANPIPEPFALPREVVDLAIEQALAEADAEGIAGKAVTPFLISRVDALTGGSSGTGSVQLGLNNARLAAAIAVAYAALTTQRS; via the coding sequence TTGAGCGAACTATTGGAGATCCACCCCGAGGTTGCCGTTGCGCTGAATGCCGGTAAGCCCGTTGTCGCCCTGGAATCGTCGATTGTCGCGCATGGCTCCCCGTGGCCAAAGAACGCCGAGACTGCGCTCAGGCTCGAAGCCGAAGTACGCGCGCACGGCGCACTACCCGCTACCTGCGCGATTCTGAGTGGCCGCATCAAGATCGGTCTGACGAGTGATGAGATTGCAAGCCTTAGCCGGGGCGGTCACGAGGTGGCGAAGGTTAGCCGACGCGACATCGGGATACTCGTGGCATCCGGTGGCAGCGGCGCTACGACGCTCTCGGCGACGATGATCATGGCCGACCTGGCGGGAATTCGAGTAGTGGCAGCCGGTGGGCTTGGCGGTGTGCATCGCGGTGCGCAGGAGAGCTTCGATATCTCCGCCGATCTGCAGGAACTTGCGCGCACACCGGTGGCACTGGTGTGCGCCGGGATCAAATCGATTCTCGATATCCGGCTGACGCTGGAGTACCTGGAAACGCACGGCGTACCGGTGATCGGCTATCGCACTGCCAACCTTCCCGGGTACTTTAGCCGCGACAGCGGGTTTGGCGTCGATGTACGCCTTGACGATCCTCAGCAGGTCGCGCGGGTTATGAAATCGAACTGGGAACTGGGTTTGAATAGCGGGCTTGTAGTTGCCAATCCGATTCCCGAACCATTTGCGTTGCCCCGCGAGGTCGTCGATCTCGCGATCGAGCAGGCTTTGGCTGAAGCGGATGCAGAAGGTATCGCGGGTAAGGCAGTGACACCGTTTCTGATTTCTCGTGTCGATGCGTTGACCGGGGGAAGCAGTGGGACTGGCAGTGTTCAGCTTGGTCTTAACAACGCGAGACTGGCGGCAGCGATCGCAGTTGCTTATGCGGCGCTAACTACCCAGAGAAGCTAG